A segment of the Rattus norvegicus strain BN/NHsdMcwi chromosome 16, GRCr8, whole genome shotgun sequence genome:
GGCTCCCTGAGTCCCCAGCCTGCCCCCAACAGAGCTACTACTGCTGTCTGGTTTGCTGACTTGAGGACTAGTATGCTTTGGAGGGATCCATCAAAgatcccccaccccgcccctaTGGCCAGGGGAGGAGGCAGGCCACAGTCCCAactagggagagaaaaaaaaatagtaacgATAAAGTACTTCACAAAATATAAAGAGCAATTTCGTGCCAGCGGGGCCTTCTAAGACATTTAATTGGATGTGTCAGGTCCCTGTCAGCCGGCAATCCCACTGCACGGAAAGGTGTGGGTCCCTGAGGGGCCAGAAAGGTAGAAGTGGCAGGCTTAGTTGGAGGCCATTGGGCCAACTGTTGGTGGCACCGGGACTTTCCGAGCACCCTGGAGGGTCAAGGCTGTGATCTGATTTGAGGGCTCAGGGCCTAGAACCACGTGCTCATGTgggaagctgggggtggggggggggcgggtTGTTTTTGTGGAGTACCACACAGCACAACAGAATTCTGGTCCATCACAGCTCAAGACCTCCAGCCACCAAGGTTGTCCCCCAACCCCCTTGACCCTCTCCTCCAAAACTGTTACGATTTTTCTtgtacaaagggaaaaaaaatttaaaacctcaCGTGGAAGGAAACAAGATGGggtggaaggaaaaagggaaggaaaaaaaaatgcagttttAACAGTTAAGACTCATGCAAGAAACTTCCCAAGATGGGGAAACTAAAAGTGTAGAACCCCAACTCTCCCTTCATTCCTCAATACCAAATCAGtccaaaccaaacaacccagaAACCTTAAAACGTAAAcctaagaagaagaagaagaaaaaaaaaaaaaaaaaagggagaggggggtgggggatcaTGGAGTTACCTGGGCGGTTAATAGTATTATTTGGGGAGACAGACTTTTTGCATACCATAGACTCATGTGGTCATTAATGCACTTAGATTCCCAGCTTGTAAGCTAACATtatagtaaataaatacacagtccggtggggtggggggctgggctGGATCCTGGTAGGGGTAAGCGGTAATGGAGGTTGCAGCGTCGAAGGCAgtgggacagagagaggaaggggtgggtggggaagggctGGGAGGGGCCAGAGCTGTGGTTACTGGTATCCAAGCGCCGAGGCGGAAGCTAGCCTCTGTCCATACAGTGCATATGGCGAGTAGTAGGGTCCGGCTGTGGGAAGGGACGGCACTGCCAGGCCCCCAGCTGTAGATAAGTGGCTCTTGCCATAGGGGTGGTACCGGCTTAGCCCCAAAGTGTGTGGACTCCTCAATGACAGCGATCCGGGGCTGCCTGGGGCGGCGGGCGGGGGGAGATGCAGATGACAAGAGGCCGCGGCTGCAGCGGCTGCTGCGGCACTGCCCAAGCTCGAGGCCCCCGGGTAGGCGGCCAGAAGTTTCTCTGCGCCCGGCAGGGCTGTGTGAGTCCGTAGATGGCTGAGCAGCTCCTCGGAAGTGGCAAAGCGCTTGTCGCAGGGCCCGCTGGCCGCCACCCAATTGCAGCTGTGTGGCAGCGGTTCATTCTGCAGCATGAAGCCATAGGTGTAGAGAGGATGGCCCGGGAGCGCGGCCTGGGCGGCGCTGGAGGAGAGCGCCGCAGGTTGCAAGGGGTGCCCGGGGTACACCAGAGGGTAGCCACTGGCCTTAAGGCTGGGCCCGGCCGGATCGTGCGCGCTGCAAGTGGAGCAGCTAGAGCCACCGAGGTGCGAGGCGCTGTGGTAGCCTCCTAGGCAGTAGGGGTCACGGCATAATCCCTGCaggaaggagggtggggaggCCCCGGTGAGCGGGCTGGAGCTGGGGGGCTTGCCGGGTGGCAGGCCCAGGCCCCCGGACAGCTGACCTCCCACTAAACCAGACTTGCTAGGATCCAGGCCAGGCACGAACTGAGACGGGTAGCCGGCGTAGGCGCCCACAATGGAGCCGTGATAACCGATGCTGGAGGGCGGTAGTGGAAACACCGAGTGGCCTGGTTTGTAGGGTGACACTGGGGCCACGTGGCCCGCCCCCACCAGGGCGGAGGGCGGTTCGGATTTGCGCCCTGATGCGGTGGCCTCCGGGCCACCGTGAGCCGAGTCCCCGCTGCTGCCTCGGCTTCCAGCGGCTGGCTCGGGACTGGGTTTGGCTTCCTGGTCTTTCTTGTCCAGTTCCCCGCCGCCGCCGGCCCCGCCGCTGCCGCTCTTGCAGTCTGAGTGGTGTGGGGAACCTCCGCGGGAGCCGCCCGGCGAAGACGAGTTTGACGAGGTGGAGACCGCTGCTCCATGCGGGGGAAAGGGAGGGCAGGCGGCGCTGGGGACCCTGAAGCCAGCCTTGTCTCCCGGGGATGAGGAGGACGAAGAGGTGGTGGAGGACACCGACGAGGAGCCGCCGTCTTTGCGGGAGTCGCCGCCGCCGGAGCCCTTAGAGTAGGGCTTGAAGCTGGACTTGTCCTCCGCCGGGGAGTCCCCCAGCTGCTTGAGCGCCGCGGCCGCAGAGGCGGCGCCGGGGGCGGAGCGGCTCGGGTCTTTCTCGGATCCCAGCCCGttggccgccgccgccgccacggAGTTGAGCTTGGACGAGGGCGGCGGGTCGGGCTTGCCGATCTGCGAGCAGGTCTGGGCTAGCAGAGCCAAAGGACTCTTCTTGGCGTCCAGCTGCGGGAGACAGTGGCAAGGGGGAATGAGAAGACGGTGAGAATAGGAGACCCACCAAGTGCgcagggaggcagagtcaggcaccGGGGGAATGACGGGGGCCTAGAGAAGAGGGTCACCCAAAGAGGGCCTGGCTCTGGCGGAGCAGCTGGGCAGAATGGCACTAGCCTTGTGGGTTAGTCCCTGAGTGTGTCATGGGCGCTGGCGCGCAGGAGAAACGACTCAACAACGGCCCTCCCAGATAAAGATGACTTCGCTGTAATCGGGGTGGTGATTCTCCCCCCTTTTTAATCTAATTTTCCCATCTTTTTGGCCCAGGGAAAAACTTAAGCCTTTAGTTTGGGAGAACTTCGTTTGGGACGGGTTTCTGGTGATGGCGCTCGGGGTAAGAGTAGGGAGAGGCGCCTTCTAAAGGCAGAGCCGCAGTTGGCCCTGTGAgtagcccctccctctctcattccctctctccctccctccctccctccctcccagggaGGACACCCTGAGAAGTAGGGTGAAGAAAGACCCAGGATCGCGAGTGCCTGGTTTTCTGCACTGTGCCCCACCAGGCCGCGGAAGATGCAGAGGGACACCTCTGGCTTCCAAGAGAACAGATCGGGGTGGAGGCGAGGGAGGTCCAGAAGCAGTCTTTGGACAGGACTCTAAGGGGCCACAGAAAAAGTAAAGGACTCTGGGCACCACAAGagcaaatccagccctatagaaAACATGCAGCTCCAAAGGGCGAGTGGGCAAAAACCTTCCACCCAGGAGTCTAGGGAGAACCTGGAGGGGTCTGATTCCTGCCTTCCGTCCCTCCTCAGGAGCTCCGCCAGCGTGGCCAGCTTCGGGCCTCTCGTCCCACTGAGctactgggggcggggggggcagGGAGCAGAGCCAAGGGCCCAGCATGGGTGGAGGAGTGGGTTCAGTTCTAGGTGGGCAGCGCCGGGAGACTGACCTCAATGGGGCTGACGGGAGTGGAGGACAGCGGTTGCAGGTACTCCGGGTGCAGGAGGTGACCGGTGTGAGCGCTCAGCATCTTCAGGACCCTGATAGGGAGCCGGTTCGCCTGGCGCAGGGGGTCCGCCGGGGGCAGGAGGGACACCACTGCCGGCACCGCCGGCCTCttcccgccgccgccgctgccgccgctgcCGCTGCTTTCGGGTGTCCTTGGGTTAGATCCAGCGGGCGAATCGCTCATTTGGAGGAGGCAGCGCCActgggggggcggggagggaggggaagctccGGGAGGCGAGCTCCGGGGGCGGGTGGGCTCGCTCCGCTGCGTCGAACGCCGTGCAGCAGCCGCTGCGCCTCCGTGCCGCCTCCCCTCctccaccgccgccgccgccgccgccgccgccgccgccgccgccgccgccgccgccgctagCCCAGGCGAGCAACACAAAAACCTTCGCCTTCCGCGAGCTGCACGTCAAATAGCCGCGATCTGCAGCCACACTTCAAAGGGATCGCCGCGCCCGCCCAATCGCAGCTCTCTCCCGGACCCCGGGGCGGGGAGAGCGGAGGGCGGAGGCGGGCGCCGCCGGTGGGCGGGGAGAGTCTTAAAGCGCCCTAGCCCGTCGCCGCCTCCCGGCCTTCGCCGCGCGCTGGATCCGCTTTCCTTTGCGGGTTGTGCCCAGCTGCCCTAGCCAACGGGTCACACAAGGGATGGGACTTCTGGACACGGGCTCTGCGCCCTCTCCTGCGCTGGCTCTCCTGTTGCCCGCTGCTTCCCACTAGTGTCTAGGGTGGAGACCGGAGTGGGAACGCACGGCGCCTGCTCCGGTCCTAGGATCCAAGCCTCTCCCCGGGGCCGCCTGGGGGCGGACTACGCCTCGGGAGCTCGGCCGGTTCTCCGAGCTGCTTCGGCCGGTTCTCTTTCCCCTAATTGGCTTCTCCCGGATGTGTTCACTTGGAAGCACCGAAGCCTTGGGGGCATCCACTATTCCCTGGGCGCTGCCTGGACCCTTCCAACTACTTTGAGCTTGTCCAGTCAGACTGCAAATTGAAAGACTCCCTTCCAGGAGGGATGGTCTAGGTGAAGCGTGGTTGAAGGTTGCCTCCCTTGGCAAGGAGCGCTGCCTCAAAGCTCCTGGGACGCCCCGGGGGCGCCCTGAATTATTGATCGTGTTTAGGTGTGTTTCAGGGTTCTTGTCCCGTTTAAAGTCGTAAAGCTACCTCACCCTGCTGTGACGAGCTGCTGCTTGGCGGCGGCGACGTGGTTAGGAGTCGCATCAAAGTAGAGGCCGGTATCCTAGAGGAGGGGGGGGTGTCTCAGCACTGCAGAGTGATACAAACTCCAGAGACTGCTCTTGGTTTTTCCCCCAGGGAAACTTcgaaataaaacttttttttttattgataatAACAGTACCCTCTCGGATTCCCCCAAGCCTTCCGGAAAAAGTATGTATTTACACttgtcagagattttttttttttaatttttacatagtCATGGACCTGACCGTAAAGTTCTAGATTCTTGTCTCAATAAGCTGAGAATGGTGCTTTGTGTCCCAGCTCTGGAGTGACCACTTTTGCATGCCCTCAGTGGCCAGTGGAGGCGCGCTGGTGTCGCCATTCCTTTTGAATACCACTTTCCAGTTGTGATTTCTCAGTCACTCTGACCATCAAGTTCTGTCTTTGTATTGTGTTTGTGTTGCCCAGGACTATGTGGTTCTGAGTGCGTGGTGCTGACCcacggttttttgttttttgttttctttttttcctttttcccttttttcttttccctctgacTCTGGTACCAATGACTCAACACAACGTGAGAACAAGAACTTTCAAAGGAATCTTCAAAGTGAGAGAAATAACTACTCATAGAACAATCATAAACTTTATGATGCTCAGGAAAgaggacggacggacagacgacGGCAGGCAGCTTTCAAGGCCACGCCAGTCACACACTAAACTCAAACTCTCCCTGGATGCACACGGATGGATAAATCAATGTATATAGAAATTGCCTGACTGTCCCCTCCCTCATCTTTAGATCTTATAAAATGAGTTGAAAAGGAATGGCCAGAGGTGCCCTGACCCTGACGAAATGGTCCACATTGCAGCAGGAAGGGCATGGGAACAGAAAAGAGGAggattttctcatttattttatggTGCAAAGATTTACTCCCTGCCCCAGCTCCCTTAAGCTCTGCTCACACCAGCCTATGCGTTCTGACCTCACAGTCCCCTGAAAACACTTATCTTTAAAATTCTTCTTCAGGCTGGGTAGGGagccagcacccaggaggctgaggcaggagggtcacgtGATGAATCTGAGACCAGCTTGGcatacctagtgagttccagtctAGCCAAACAGGGCTCCAGACCCCAAAcagggtctacagagtgagaccctgtttcctaACAAAGTTCACTGCAGGGTTACTTCAAACTTACCAGGTCCTTTGGCCTTCCGGAGAAAAGAGCAGATGTTAGGCTATAGAGGGATGATGGTCTTTGTGGATGTGTCGGAGGAAGaactgggaagaaggaagagtttggAGACAGAGATGAAAGTCCAGCTGGGAGAGTGAGCCTAGAAACCCTTCTAGGAGCTGAGCAGATGTGTGTTTGAAATGATTAATGGGAACTAAGTTGGAGGGAAAGAGAGTAGACACTTAGGAATGTGGGTGGGAGGGCAGGAGGCCACAGAAAGGACGGTGGAGTATTTTTATTAGGAAAGTCGAAAGATGTCAAATGAACAAAAGGGAGAATGGGTGCAGACAGGATGTCCGGGCTGGGTAAGGGTAGGTGATTTCCCCACGGAACTATACATTGTCCTTTTTAGAAACTTAATTCTCTAAGCTCACAGCAGTTATCATGGACAGGGATAATGGCGTCAGACAGCATGCTGTCTAGGCCAGGTCTGCTTACAGCTCCTGGACAGAATGCAGGGCACACACACTCCGCAGCACACACAGAGGGTAGGGACACACGTTGGGGTGCTGGTAAGGACAGGAGAGTGTCCTTGATTGGGTCTATCCAGTTTCCTTCtgagagaaaaatggaaaaaaaaaaaaaaacaaaccgtACTGAGCTAGGCCCAAGGCCTAATTAAAACACTTGCAGATGATTATCGAGATGACTATTTGACATTTACTTAGCAAAATTGTTACCCCATACAGAGCACTACACTGGGCCTCAGCCGCCTGAAAGGAAGTTCAGTTTTCAAAGGAATGGCCTGCCACCTGGGAGAGAACATGACTCATTAATCAACCCCGGTCCGTGTTTACTGAGGGGCCAGCAGTGGGCAGAGCATTGTGTTAGGAATGTGCCTGAATAACCCGTGTAAAACGTTGCTGAGCAGGGCACCCAGCCCGAGTCCTTGCAGAAATGTGGCA
Coding sequences within it:
- the Zfp703 gene encoding zinc finger protein 703, producing the protein MSDSPAGSNPRTPESSGSGGSGGGGKRPAVPAVVSLLPPADPLRQANRLPIRVLKMLSAHTGHLLHPEYLQPLSSTPVSPIELDAKKSPLALLAQTCSQIGKPDPPPSSKLNSVAAAAANGLGSEKDPSRSAPGAASAAAALKQLGDSPAEDKSSFKPYSKGSGGGDSRKDGGSSSVSSTTSSSSSSPGDKAGFRVPSAACPPFPPHGAAVSTSSNSSSPGGSRGGSPHHSDCKSGSGGAGGGGELDKKDQEAKPSPEPAAGSRGSSGDSAHGGPEATASGRKSEPPSALVGAGHVAPVSPYKPGHSVFPLPPSSIGYHGSIVGAYAGYPSQFVPGLDPSKSGLVGGQLSGGLGLPPGKPPSSSPLTGASPPSFLQGLCRDPYCLGGYHSASHLGGSSCSTCSAHDPAGPSLKASGYPLVYPGHPLQPAALSSSAAQAALPGHPLYTYGFMLQNEPLPHSCNWVAASGPCDKRFATSEELLSHLRTHTALPGAEKLLAAYPGASSLGSAAAAAAAAASCHLHLPPPAAPGSPGSLSLRSPHTLGLSRYHPYGKSHLSTAGGLAVPSLPTAGPYYSPYALYGQRLASASALGYQ